One segment of Brassica napus cultivar Da-Ae chromosome C3, Da-Ae, whole genome shotgun sequence DNA contains the following:
- the LOC106380559 gene encoding homeobox-leucine zipper protein REVOLUTA-like isoform X2: MAMTVAVANRHESGDNINRHLDSSGKYVRYTAEQVEALERVYSECPKPTSLRRQQLIRECSFLANIEPKQIKVWFQNRRCRDKQRKEVSRLQSVNQKLSAMNKLLMEENDRLQKQVSHLVSENGYMKQQLTLTTVGTDASCDSVDPTPPHHHPLTDANSPAGLIAIAEETLAEFLSKATGTAVDWVQMPGMKPGPDSVGIFAISQKCNGVAARACGLVSLEPMKIVEILKDRPSWFRDCRSLEVFTMFPSGNCGTIELIYMQTYAPTTLAPARDFWTLRYTTSLENGSFVVCERSLSGSGAGPNATSAAQFAKAEMLPSGYLIRPCDGGCSIIHIVDHINFEGWSVPDVLRPLYESSKVVAQRMTIAALRYVRQVAHETNGEVVYGLGRQPAVLRTFSQRLSRGFNDAVNGFNDDGWSIMHCNGAEDITVAVNSTKHLNSFSDPLSFLGGVLCAKASMLLHNVCPAVLIRFLREHRSEWADFNVDAYSAATLKAGAFAYSRMRPTTFTGSQIIMPLGNTIEKEEMLEVVRLEGHSLVPEDSFLTRDVHLLQICTGIDEDAVGACSELVFAPVNEMFPDDAPLVPSGFRVIPVDAKTGDAQDLLTANHQTLDLTSSQDVGSTPETGSNLSTRCILTIAFQFPFENNLQDNVANMACQYVRSVISSVQRVAVALSPSVLIPIPGSKLSPGSPEAVSLAIWICQSYKQHFGSDLLRTDSLGGDALLRQLWDHQDAILCCSLKPQPVFMFANQAGLDMLETTLVALQGITLEKIFDESGRKALCPDFAKLMQQGFACLPSGMCVSTMGRHVSYEQAVSWKVFSDCEDNNNNRIHCLAFLFANWSFL; this comes from the exons ATGGCGATGACTGTGGCGGTGGCGAATCGCCATGAGAGTGGTGACAATATAAATCGGCATTTGGATAGCAGCGGGAAGTATGTAAGGTACACGGCGGAGCAAGTGGAGGCACTGGAGCGCGTTTACTCAGAATGTCCTAAACCCACGTCTCTCCGCCGTCAACAGCTGATCAGAGAATGCTCCTTTTTGGCCAATATTGAACCCAAGCAGATCAAAGTCTGGTTTCAAAACCGAAg GTGTCGAGATAAACAGAGGAAAGAGGTGTCGAGGCTGCAGAGCGTAAACCAGAAGCTTTCAGCTATGAATAAGCTGCTGATGGAGGAGAATGATAGGCTTCAAAAACAGGTTTCTCATCTTGTCAGTGAAAACGGATACATGAAGCAGCAGCTCACCTTGACCACAGTG GGGACTGATGCTAGCTGCGACTCGGTGGATCCAActcctcctcatcatcatccCCTTACAGATGCAAATAGTCCTGCAGG ATTGATCGCGATTGCAGAGGAGACCTTGGCAGAGTTCCTTTCAAAGGCAACAGGAACTGCTGTTGATTGGGTCCAGATGCCTGGTATGAAG CCTGGTCCGGATTCGGTTGGCATTTTTGCCATTTCTCAAAAATGCAATGGCGTGGCAGCTCGAGCCTGTGGTCTTGTCAGTTTAGAACCTATGAAG ATTGTTGAGATACTCAAAGATCGGCCATCTTGGTTCCGTGACTGCCGGAGCCTTGAAGTTTTCACAATGTTCCCTTCTGGTAATTGTGGAACGATTGAACTCATATATATGCAG ACATATGCACCCACGACTCTGGCTCCTGCCCGTGACTTCTGGACCCTGAGATACACTACAAGCCTTGAGAACGGCAGTTTTGTG GTTTGTGAGAGGTCTCTCTCTGGTTCAGGAGCTGGTCCTAATGCTACTTCCGCTGCTCAGTTTGCGAAGGCAGAGATGCTTCCTAGTGGCTATTTAATAAGGCCTTGTGATGGTGGTTGTTCCATAATTCACATCGTCGATCACATTAATTTTGAG GGTTGGAGTGTACCAGACGTGCTGCGGCCCCTTTATGAATCTTCAAAAGTAGTTGCACAGAGAATGACAATTGCT GCGTTGAGATATGTGAGGCAAGTAGCGCATGAGACAAATGGAGAAGTGGTATACGGATTAGGTAGACAGCCTGCGGTTTTGAGAACTTTTAGCCAAAGACTAAGCag AGGTTTCAATGATGCGGTTAATGGGTTTAATGACGATGGGTGGTCCATAATGCATTGTAATGGAGCAGAAGACATAACTGTTGCTGTTAACTCTACGAAGCACTTGAATAGTTTTTCTGATCCACTCTCTTTTCTAGGAGGTGTGCTCTGCGCCAAGGCTTCAATGCTTCTTCAT AATGTTTGTCCTGCGGTTCTCATTCGATTTCTAAGGGAGCATCGGTCTGAGTGGGCTGATTTCAATGTTGATGCTTATTCTGCTGCCACGCTGAAAGCTGGTGCCTTTGCTTATTCCAGAATGAGGCCTACAACGTTCACCGGTAGCCAAATCATAATGCCATTAGGGAATACAATCGAAAAGGAAGAG ATGCTAGAAGTTGTTAGATTAGAAGGGCATTCTCTAGTCCCAGAAGACTCATTTTTGACTAGGGATGTACATCTTCTACAG ATTTGTACTGGGATTGATGAGGATGCTGTTGGAGCTTGTTCAGAGCTTGTATTTGCTCCAGTCAATGAGATGTTTCCTGATGATGCTCCCCTTGTTCCTTCTGGTTTCCGTGTCATACCTGTAGATGCTAAAACA GGAGATGCTCAGGACTTGCTTACTGCTAACCACCAGACATTAGACTTAACTTCAAGCCAAGATGTGGGTTCAACACCAGAGACTGGTTCTAACCTGAGCACACGGTGCATACTCACGATTGCTTTTCAGTTCCCCTTTGAGAATAACTTGCAAGACAACGTTGCCAACATGGCTTGTCAGTATGTGCGGAGCGTGATTTCCTCGGTTCAACGGGTTGCAGTGGCGCTCTCACCGTCGGTGTTAATCCCGATTCCTGGTTCCAAGTTGTCTCCGGGGTCCCCTGAAGCTGTTTCTCTTGCAATATGGATCTGCCAAAGTTACAA ACAACACTTTGGCTCTGATTTGCTGAGGACAGACTCACTTGGAGGTGATGCGTTATTAAGACAACTATGGGATCACCAAGATGCTATATTGTGTTGCTCTTTGAAG CCACAACCAGTGTTCATGTTTGCGAACCAGGCAGGTCTAGACATGTTAGAGACAACGCTCGTTGCGTTACAAGGCATCACATTGGAGAAGATCTTTGACGAGTCAGGTCGTAAAGCCCTCTGCCCAGATTTTGCCAAGCTAATGCaacag GGATTTGCTTGCTTACCATCTGGAATGTGCGTGTCGACAATGGGGAGACATGTTTCGTACGAGCAAGCTGTTTCATGGAAAGTGTTCTCTGACTGTGAAGACAATAACAACAATAGAATTCATTGTCTTGCTTTCTTGTTTGCGAACTGGTCGTTCCTCTGA
- the LOC106380559 gene encoding homeobox-leucine zipper protein REVOLUTA-like isoform X1: MAMTVAVANRHESGDNINRHLDSSGKYVRYTAEQVEALERVYSECPKPTSLRRQQLIRECSFLANIEPKQIKVWFQNRRCRDKQRKEVSRLQSVNQKLSAMNKLLMEENDRLQKQVSHLVSENGYMKQQLTLTTVGTDASCDSVDPTPPHHHPLTDANSPAGLIAIAEETLAEFLSKATGTAVDWVQMPGMKPGPDSVGIFAISQKCNGVAARACGLVSLEPMKIVEILKDRPSWFRDCRSLEVFTMFPSGNCGTIELIYMQTYAPTTLAPARDFWTLRYTTSLENGSFVVCERSLSGSGAGPNATSAAQFAKAEMLPSGYLIRPCDGGCSIIHIVDHINFEGWSVPDVLRPLYESSKVVAQRMTIAALRYVRQVAHETNGEVVYGLGRQPAVLRTFSQRLSRGFNDAVNGFNDDGWSIMHCNGAEDITVAVNSTKHLNSFSDPLSFLGGVLCAKASMLLHNVCPAVLIRFLREHRSEWADFNVDAYSAATLKAGAFAYSRMRPTTFTGSQIIMPLGNTIEKEEMLEVVRLEGHSLVPEDSFLTRDVHLLQICTGIDEDAVGACSELVFAPVNEMFPDDAPLVPSGFRVIPVDAKTVGDAQDLLTANHQTLDLTSSQDVGSTPETGSNLSTRCILTIAFQFPFENNLQDNVANMACQYVRSVISSVQRVAVALSPSVLIPIPGSKLSPGSPEAVSLAIWICQSYKQHFGSDLLRTDSLGGDALLRQLWDHQDAILCCSLKPQPVFMFANQAGLDMLETTLVALQGITLEKIFDESGRKALCPDFAKLMQQGFACLPSGMCVSTMGRHVSYEQAVSWKVFSDCEDNNNNRIHCLAFLFANWSFL; the protein is encoded by the exons ATGGCGATGACTGTGGCGGTGGCGAATCGCCATGAGAGTGGTGACAATATAAATCGGCATTTGGATAGCAGCGGGAAGTATGTAAGGTACACGGCGGAGCAAGTGGAGGCACTGGAGCGCGTTTACTCAGAATGTCCTAAACCCACGTCTCTCCGCCGTCAACAGCTGATCAGAGAATGCTCCTTTTTGGCCAATATTGAACCCAAGCAGATCAAAGTCTGGTTTCAAAACCGAAg GTGTCGAGATAAACAGAGGAAAGAGGTGTCGAGGCTGCAGAGCGTAAACCAGAAGCTTTCAGCTATGAATAAGCTGCTGATGGAGGAGAATGATAGGCTTCAAAAACAGGTTTCTCATCTTGTCAGTGAAAACGGATACATGAAGCAGCAGCTCACCTTGACCACAGTG GGGACTGATGCTAGCTGCGACTCGGTGGATCCAActcctcctcatcatcatccCCTTACAGATGCAAATAGTCCTGCAGG ATTGATCGCGATTGCAGAGGAGACCTTGGCAGAGTTCCTTTCAAAGGCAACAGGAACTGCTGTTGATTGGGTCCAGATGCCTGGTATGAAG CCTGGTCCGGATTCGGTTGGCATTTTTGCCATTTCTCAAAAATGCAATGGCGTGGCAGCTCGAGCCTGTGGTCTTGTCAGTTTAGAACCTATGAAG ATTGTTGAGATACTCAAAGATCGGCCATCTTGGTTCCGTGACTGCCGGAGCCTTGAAGTTTTCACAATGTTCCCTTCTGGTAATTGTGGAACGATTGAACTCATATATATGCAG ACATATGCACCCACGACTCTGGCTCCTGCCCGTGACTTCTGGACCCTGAGATACACTACAAGCCTTGAGAACGGCAGTTTTGTG GTTTGTGAGAGGTCTCTCTCTGGTTCAGGAGCTGGTCCTAATGCTACTTCCGCTGCTCAGTTTGCGAAGGCAGAGATGCTTCCTAGTGGCTATTTAATAAGGCCTTGTGATGGTGGTTGTTCCATAATTCACATCGTCGATCACATTAATTTTGAG GGTTGGAGTGTACCAGACGTGCTGCGGCCCCTTTATGAATCTTCAAAAGTAGTTGCACAGAGAATGACAATTGCT GCGTTGAGATATGTGAGGCAAGTAGCGCATGAGACAAATGGAGAAGTGGTATACGGATTAGGTAGACAGCCTGCGGTTTTGAGAACTTTTAGCCAAAGACTAAGCag AGGTTTCAATGATGCGGTTAATGGGTTTAATGACGATGGGTGGTCCATAATGCATTGTAATGGAGCAGAAGACATAACTGTTGCTGTTAACTCTACGAAGCACTTGAATAGTTTTTCTGATCCACTCTCTTTTCTAGGAGGTGTGCTCTGCGCCAAGGCTTCAATGCTTCTTCAT AATGTTTGTCCTGCGGTTCTCATTCGATTTCTAAGGGAGCATCGGTCTGAGTGGGCTGATTTCAATGTTGATGCTTATTCTGCTGCCACGCTGAAAGCTGGTGCCTTTGCTTATTCCAGAATGAGGCCTACAACGTTCACCGGTAGCCAAATCATAATGCCATTAGGGAATACAATCGAAAAGGAAGAG ATGCTAGAAGTTGTTAGATTAGAAGGGCATTCTCTAGTCCCAGAAGACTCATTTTTGACTAGGGATGTACATCTTCTACAG ATTTGTACTGGGATTGATGAGGATGCTGTTGGAGCTTGTTCAGAGCTTGTATTTGCTCCAGTCAATGAGATGTTTCCTGATGATGCTCCCCTTGTTCCTTCTGGTTTCCGTGTCATACCTGTAGATGCTAAAACAGTA GGAGATGCTCAGGACTTGCTTACTGCTAACCACCAGACATTAGACTTAACTTCAAGCCAAGATGTGGGTTCAACACCAGAGACTGGTTCTAACCTGAGCACACGGTGCATACTCACGATTGCTTTTCAGTTCCCCTTTGAGAATAACTTGCAAGACAACGTTGCCAACATGGCTTGTCAGTATGTGCGGAGCGTGATTTCCTCGGTTCAACGGGTTGCAGTGGCGCTCTCACCGTCGGTGTTAATCCCGATTCCTGGTTCCAAGTTGTCTCCGGGGTCCCCTGAAGCTGTTTCTCTTGCAATATGGATCTGCCAAAGTTACAA ACAACACTTTGGCTCTGATTTGCTGAGGACAGACTCACTTGGAGGTGATGCGTTATTAAGACAACTATGGGATCACCAAGATGCTATATTGTGTTGCTCTTTGAAG CCACAACCAGTGTTCATGTTTGCGAACCAGGCAGGTCTAGACATGTTAGAGACAACGCTCGTTGCGTTACAAGGCATCACATTGGAGAAGATCTTTGACGAGTCAGGTCGTAAAGCCCTCTGCCCAGATTTTGCCAAGCTAATGCaacag GGATTTGCTTGCTTACCATCTGGAATGTGCGTGTCGACAATGGGGAGACATGTTTCGTACGAGCAAGCTGTTTCATGGAAAGTGTTCTCTGACTGTGAAGACAATAACAACAATAGAATTCATTGTCTTGCTTTCTTGTTTGCGAACTGGTCGTTCCTCTGA
- the LOC106380559 gene encoding homeobox-leucine zipper protein REVOLUTA-like isoform X3: protein MAMTVAVANRHESGDNINRHLDSSGKYVRYTAEQVEALERVYSECPKPTSLRRQQLIRECSFLANIEPKQIKVWFQNRRCRDKQRKEVSRLQSVNQKLSAMNKLLMEENDRLQKQVSHLVSENGYMKQQLTLTTVGTDASCDSVDPTPPHHHPLTDANSPAGLIAIAEETLAEFLSKATGTAVDWVQMPGMKPGPDSVGIFAISQKCNGVAARACGLVSLEPMKIVEILKDRPSWFRDCRSLEVFTMFPSGNCGTIELIYMQTYAPTTLAPARDFWTLRYTTSLENGSFVVCERSLSGSGAGPNATSAAQFAKAEMLPSGYLIRPCDGGCSIIHIVDHINFEGWSVPDVLRPLYESSKVVAQRMTIAALRYVRQVAHETNGEVVYGLGRQPAVLRTFSQRLSRGFNDAVNGFNDDGWSIMHCNGAEDITVAVNSTKHLNSFSDPLSFLGGVLCAKASMLLHNVCPAVLIRFLREHRSEWADFNVDAYSAATLKAGAFAYSRMRPTTFTGSQIIMPLGNTIEKEEMLEVVRLEGHSLVPEDSFLTRDVHLLQICTGIDEDAVGACSELVFAPVNEMFPDDAPLVPSGFRVIPVDAKTVGDAQDLLTANHQTLDLTSSQDVGSTPETGSNLSTRCILTIAFQFPFENNLQDNVANMACQYVRSVISSVQRVAVALSPSVLIPIPGSKLSPGSPEAVSLAIWICQSYKQHFGSDLLRTDSLGGDALLRQLWDHQDAILCCSLKVING, encoded by the exons ATGGCGATGACTGTGGCGGTGGCGAATCGCCATGAGAGTGGTGACAATATAAATCGGCATTTGGATAGCAGCGGGAAGTATGTAAGGTACACGGCGGAGCAAGTGGAGGCACTGGAGCGCGTTTACTCAGAATGTCCTAAACCCACGTCTCTCCGCCGTCAACAGCTGATCAGAGAATGCTCCTTTTTGGCCAATATTGAACCCAAGCAGATCAAAGTCTGGTTTCAAAACCGAAg GTGTCGAGATAAACAGAGGAAAGAGGTGTCGAGGCTGCAGAGCGTAAACCAGAAGCTTTCAGCTATGAATAAGCTGCTGATGGAGGAGAATGATAGGCTTCAAAAACAGGTTTCTCATCTTGTCAGTGAAAACGGATACATGAAGCAGCAGCTCACCTTGACCACAGTG GGGACTGATGCTAGCTGCGACTCGGTGGATCCAActcctcctcatcatcatccCCTTACAGATGCAAATAGTCCTGCAGG ATTGATCGCGATTGCAGAGGAGACCTTGGCAGAGTTCCTTTCAAAGGCAACAGGAACTGCTGTTGATTGGGTCCAGATGCCTGGTATGAAG CCTGGTCCGGATTCGGTTGGCATTTTTGCCATTTCTCAAAAATGCAATGGCGTGGCAGCTCGAGCCTGTGGTCTTGTCAGTTTAGAACCTATGAAG ATTGTTGAGATACTCAAAGATCGGCCATCTTGGTTCCGTGACTGCCGGAGCCTTGAAGTTTTCACAATGTTCCCTTCTGGTAATTGTGGAACGATTGAACTCATATATATGCAG ACATATGCACCCACGACTCTGGCTCCTGCCCGTGACTTCTGGACCCTGAGATACACTACAAGCCTTGAGAACGGCAGTTTTGTG GTTTGTGAGAGGTCTCTCTCTGGTTCAGGAGCTGGTCCTAATGCTACTTCCGCTGCTCAGTTTGCGAAGGCAGAGATGCTTCCTAGTGGCTATTTAATAAGGCCTTGTGATGGTGGTTGTTCCATAATTCACATCGTCGATCACATTAATTTTGAG GGTTGGAGTGTACCAGACGTGCTGCGGCCCCTTTATGAATCTTCAAAAGTAGTTGCACAGAGAATGACAATTGCT GCGTTGAGATATGTGAGGCAAGTAGCGCATGAGACAAATGGAGAAGTGGTATACGGATTAGGTAGACAGCCTGCGGTTTTGAGAACTTTTAGCCAAAGACTAAGCag AGGTTTCAATGATGCGGTTAATGGGTTTAATGACGATGGGTGGTCCATAATGCATTGTAATGGAGCAGAAGACATAACTGTTGCTGTTAACTCTACGAAGCACTTGAATAGTTTTTCTGATCCACTCTCTTTTCTAGGAGGTGTGCTCTGCGCCAAGGCTTCAATGCTTCTTCAT AATGTTTGTCCTGCGGTTCTCATTCGATTTCTAAGGGAGCATCGGTCTGAGTGGGCTGATTTCAATGTTGATGCTTATTCTGCTGCCACGCTGAAAGCTGGTGCCTTTGCTTATTCCAGAATGAGGCCTACAACGTTCACCGGTAGCCAAATCATAATGCCATTAGGGAATACAATCGAAAAGGAAGAG ATGCTAGAAGTTGTTAGATTAGAAGGGCATTCTCTAGTCCCAGAAGACTCATTTTTGACTAGGGATGTACATCTTCTACAG ATTTGTACTGGGATTGATGAGGATGCTGTTGGAGCTTGTTCAGAGCTTGTATTTGCTCCAGTCAATGAGATGTTTCCTGATGATGCTCCCCTTGTTCCTTCTGGTTTCCGTGTCATACCTGTAGATGCTAAAACAGTA GGAGATGCTCAGGACTTGCTTACTGCTAACCACCAGACATTAGACTTAACTTCAAGCCAAGATGTGGGTTCAACACCAGAGACTGGTTCTAACCTGAGCACACGGTGCATACTCACGATTGCTTTTCAGTTCCCCTTTGAGAATAACTTGCAAGACAACGTTGCCAACATGGCTTGTCAGTATGTGCGGAGCGTGATTTCCTCGGTTCAACGGGTTGCAGTGGCGCTCTCACCGTCGGTGTTAATCCCGATTCCTGGTTCCAAGTTGTCTCCGGGGTCCCCTGAAGCTGTTTCTCTTGCAATATGGATCTGCCAAAGTTACAA ACAACACTTTGGCTCTGATTTGCTGAGGACAGACTCACTTGGAGGTGATGCGTTATTAAGACAACTATGGGATCACCAAGATGCTATATTGTGTTGCTCTTTGAAGGTAATTAATGGTTAA
- the LOC106380559 gene encoding homeobox-leucine zipper protein REVOLUTA-like isoform X4 translates to MAMTVAVANRHESGDNINRHLDSSGKYVRYTAEQVEALERVYSECPKPTSLRRQQLIRECSFLANIEPKQIKVWFQNRRCRDKQRKEVSRLQSVNQKLSAMNKLLMEENDRLQKQVSHLVSENGYMKQQLTLTTVGTDASCDSVDPTPPHHHPLTDANSPAGLIAIAEETLAEFLSKATGTAVDWVQMPGMKPGPDSVGIFAISQKCNGVAARACGLVSLEPMKIVEILKDRPSWFRDCRSLEVFTMFPSGNCGTIELIYMQTYAPTTLAPARDFWTLRYTTSLENGSFVVCERSLSGSGAGPNATSAAQFAKAEMLPSGYLIRPCDGGCSIIHIVDHINFEGWSVPDVLRPLYESSKVVAQRMTIAALRYVRQVAHETNGEVVYGLGRQPAVLRTFSQRLSRGFNDAVNGFNDDGWSIMHCNGAEDITVAVNSTKHLNSFSDPLSFLGGVLCAKASMLLHNVCPAVLIRFLREHRSEWADFNVDAYSAATLKAGAFAYSRMRPTTFTGSQIIMPLGNTIEKEEMLEVVRLEGHSLVPEDSFLTRDVHLLQICTGIDEDAVGACSELVFAPVNEMFPDDAPLVPSGFRVIPVDAKTVGDAQDLLTANHQTLDLTSSQDVGSTPETGSNLSTRCILTIAFQFPFENNLQDNVANMACQYVRSVISSVQRVAVALSPSVLIPIPGSKLSPGSPEAVSLAIWICQSYKLLCAFFLLGACSRQTQTTLWL, encoded by the exons ATGGCGATGACTGTGGCGGTGGCGAATCGCCATGAGAGTGGTGACAATATAAATCGGCATTTGGATAGCAGCGGGAAGTATGTAAGGTACACGGCGGAGCAAGTGGAGGCACTGGAGCGCGTTTACTCAGAATGTCCTAAACCCACGTCTCTCCGCCGTCAACAGCTGATCAGAGAATGCTCCTTTTTGGCCAATATTGAACCCAAGCAGATCAAAGTCTGGTTTCAAAACCGAAg GTGTCGAGATAAACAGAGGAAAGAGGTGTCGAGGCTGCAGAGCGTAAACCAGAAGCTTTCAGCTATGAATAAGCTGCTGATGGAGGAGAATGATAGGCTTCAAAAACAGGTTTCTCATCTTGTCAGTGAAAACGGATACATGAAGCAGCAGCTCACCTTGACCACAGTG GGGACTGATGCTAGCTGCGACTCGGTGGATCCAActcctcctcatcatcatccCCTTACAGATGCAAATAGTCCTGCAGG ATTGATCGCGATTGCAGAGGAGACCTTGGCAGAGTTCCTTTCAAAGGCAACAGGAACTGCTGTTGATTGGGTCCAGATGCCTGGTATGAAG CCTGGTCCGGATTCGGTTGGCATTTTTGCCATTTCTCAAAAATGCAATGGCGTGGCAGCTCGAGCCTGTGGTCTTGTCAGTTTAGAACCTATGAAG ATTGTTGAGATACTCAAAGATCGGCCATCTTGGTTCCGTGACTGCCGGAGCCTTGAAGTTTTCACAATGTTCCCTTCTGGTAATTGTGGAACGATTGAACTCATATATATGCAG ACATATGCACCCACGACTCTGGCTCCTGCCCGTGACTTCTGGACCCTGAGATACACTACAAGCCTTGAGAACGGCAGTTTTGTG GTTTGTGAGAGGTCTCTCTCTGGTTCAGGAGCTGGTCCTAATGCTACTTCCGCTGCTCAGTTTGCGAAGGCAGAGATGCTTCCTAGTGGCTATTTAATAAGGCCTTGTGATGGTGGTTGTTCCATAATTCACATCGTCGATCACATTAATTTTGAG GGTTGGAGTGTACCAGACGTGCTGCGGCCCCTTTATGAATCTTCAAAAGTAGTTGCACAGAGAATGACAATTGCT GCGTTGAGATATGTGAGGCAAGTAGCGCATGAGACAAATGGAGAAGTGGTATACGGATTAGGTAGACAGCCTGCGGTTTTGAGAACTTTTAGCCAAAGACTAAGCag AGGTTTCAATGATGCGGTTAATGGGTTTAATGACGATGGGTGGTCCATAATGCATTGTAATGGAGCAGAAGACATAACTGTTGCTGTTAACTCTACGAAGCACTTGAATAGTTTTTCTGATCCACTCTCTTTTCTAGGAGGTGTGCTCTGCGCCAAGGCTTCAATGCTTCTTCAT AATGTTTGTCCTGCGGTTCTCATTCGATTTCTAAGGGAGCATCGGTCTGAGTGGGCTGATTTCAATGTTGATGCTTATTCTGCTGCCACGCTGAAAGCTGGTGCCTTTGCTTATTCCAGAATGAGGCCTACAACGTTCACCGGTAGCCAAATCATAATGCCATTAGGGAATACAATCGAAAAGGAAGAG ATGCTAGAAGTTGTTAGATTAGAAGGGCATTCTCTAGTCCCAGAAGACTCATTTTTGACTAGGGATGTACATCTTCTACAG ATTTGTACTGGGATTGATGAGGATGCTGTTGGAGCTTGTTCAGAGCTTGTATTTGCTCCAGTCAATGAGATGTTTCCTGATGATGCTCCCCTTGTTCCTTCTGGTTTCCGTGTCATACCTGTAGATGCTAAAACAGTA GGAGATGCTCAGGACTTGCTTACTGCTAACCACCAGACATTAGACTTAACTTCAAGCCAAGATGTGGGTTCAACACCAGAGACTGGTTCTAACCTGAGCACACGGTGCATACTCACGATTGCTTTTCAGTTCCCCTTTGAGAATAACTTGCAAGACAACGTTGCCAACATGGCTTGTCAGTATGTGCGGAGCGTGATTTCCTCGGTTCAACGGGTTGCAGTGGCGCTCTCACCGTCGGTGTTAATCCCGATTCCTGGTTCCAAGTTGTCTCCGGGGTCCCCTGAAGCTGTTTCTCTTGCAATATGGATCTGCCAAAGTTACAA aTTGTTATGTGCCTTCTTTTTACTTGGGGCTTGTTCACGCCAAACACAGACAACACTTTGGCTCTGA